A genome region from Solanum pennellii chromosome 12, SPENNV200 includes the following:
- the LOC107006226 gene encoding uncharacterized protein LOC107006226 gives MEEGLRRSPRLVMASNPKVYRRNRKKLQVSSSNSMDEIPSFSLGISQISGEKNNEEKNNEEKSNEEENKKQKKGKKRVKEVKTMKKSKKICVTLASTSKKIVDSDDDFEDLPPQFQSKSLKNKDGLEKKRPVNDGKTRNRLPKSVILPESRYPVCASTS, from the coding sequence ATGGAAGAAGGTCTTAGAAGAAGTCCGCGTCTAGTGATGGCTTCGAATCCAAAAGTTTATCGAAGAAATCGAAAGAAGCTTCAAGTTTCGTCTTCTAATTCTATGGATGAAATTCCAAGTTTTAGTTTGGGTATATCACAAATTTCGGGAGAGAAGAACAATGAGGAGAAGAACAATGAGGAGAAGAGCAATGAGGAAGAAAACAAGAAGCAAAAGAAAGGTAAAAAACGAGTTAAAGAGGTTAAAACAATgaagaaatcaaaaaaaatatgtgttactTTGGCATCTACATCAAAGAAAATCGTTGACAGTGATGATGATTTTGAGGATTTACCTCCTCAATTTCAgtcaaaaagtttgaaaaataaagatggattGGAGAAGAAAAGGCCGGTGAATGATGGAAAAACACGAAATCGTTTACCCAAAAGTGTCATTCTACCAGAGAGTAGATATCCGGTATGTGCTAGTACTTCTTAG